The Cylindrospermum stagnale PCC 7417 genome segment CATCTGGATTGAGAGCAAAGCCATATAGCAACATTTGGATAGTTGGCGGAATTATCAACAGAATCACAGTCTGTTTGCTCCTCAATATTTGGTTTAATTCTTTAATAACTAAACTCCAAAATCGGCTATTAAACAAACTGAAAATTATTTTCATTTTTTGATTTTTTAGAAAATATGGGGTAATGATTTAGTAGAGACGTTGCATGCAAGGTCTTTACATTTGTAGGGAAGAGGTTAAAACTTTACTTTACCCAACTATAAACCGTTATCTACATAAAAACTAATCTGACAACTGCATTCTTTTTAAGCTACGACGCGCTGCATTAAACAACAACAAACCCAAAATAATTAGCATGAGCATTGCGAACCAAATACCTGTCAAACCAGTGCCGCGCACATAGGCATCACGAGTTATTTCAATATAGTAACGGGCTGGAACAATAGCTGAAAATAGTGACAATGGGAAGGGAATATTACTCAGGGGATAAATGAATCCAGATAATAGCAAAGCCGTTAAAAAACCCAAAAATGCCACAGCTTGGACAGCAGCATTTTGATTGGTAGCACGCACCCCAATCAATAAACCAAACATAATACTATCTATTAAAAATGCTATTGTGCCCAGCAATAAAGGTACTACTCCGCCTGCAAAACTTAATTGCCAAATTACTGAACCCATCACCATGATTAATACAGCTTCGCTAATGCCTATTAGTAAGTAAGCTAAAGCTTTTCCTAAGAGAAATTCCTCAGAACTAAGATTAGAAGTATATACTTGTAAAATTGTGCCTTTTTCTTTCTCCCTTACCATAGCGATTGCTGTTAATAAAGACGGGTAAATCCAGAGAATCAAAGCATAAACACCAGGGATAATAGAGAGAGATTCTTTCCTCCCTGGATTAAACCATAGGCGGATGTGGGCAATAACTTTATCAGTCGAAGATGGTAAACCAGAGTTTTTTAAGAAGAATTTGGTCGTAGCCTGAATACTATTTTTAATAATCCGGGCATTATTTACATCTGTGCCATCAACTAAAACTTGAATTTTGCTCTGTAAACCTGATTTAATTCGTCGGCTAAAATCGGGGGGAATCACTACAGAGGCTTTGGCAATTCCTTGATCAATCACTGCTTGGGGGTTGGTGTCTAAAGCTGAGAAATTACCTTGATTAATCGGCTGAAATTGATTAGTAGCAAATAACCGCTCTGTGTAGGCACGGCTCAGGGGGCTGATGTCAAAATCTTGGACAAATAAGGGAATATCTTTAGTTTCTAGACGAATTGCGAAACCAAAAATAATTAAGGTCATAAATGGCAGCAGAAATGCCAGGGCTAAGGTGAAGCGATCGCGCTGGAATTGTGCCAACTCTTTGCGACATTGAGACAAAATTCTTTTCATAGACAATTTTGCCTTTTAATTCGCCTTTGGGGCGAGGATAATTTCGGTATCTGCTGGCATTCCTGGCTTGGCTAACCCCCCAGGATTGTCGATACTAATTTTTACACCAAAAACTTGCTTCACCCGGTCTTGCTGGAAATAAATATTTTCTGGCGTAAAAGATGCTTGGGTATCGATAGCGGCAATTTTGGCACTTAGGGGGGTTTTGGGTGCTGAATCTAGAAATATTTGGGCTTGTTGACCAATATACACTTTGCCAATTTCGCTTTCGGGGATAAAACCTCGCAGATAGAGGGTGTTGGGATTAATCACTGTCAGCAGGGTTTTACCGCTGGTGACTACGGTTCCTGGTTCCACATTGCGACTGATGACTACACCGTCAATCGGGCTGATCACGTTCAAGTTAGCCATTTTAGCTGTAGTCT includes the following:
- a CDS encoding ABC transporter permease encodes the protein MKRILSQCRKELAQFQRDRFTLALAFLLPFMTLIIFGFAIRLETKDIPLFVQDFDISPLSRAYTERLFATNQFQPINQGNFSALDTNPQAVIDQGIAKASVVIPPDFSRRIKSGLQSKIQVLVDGTDVNNARIIKNSIQATTKFFLKNSGLPSSTDKVIAHIRLWFNPGRKESLSIIPGVYALILWIYPSLLTAIAMVREKEKGTILQVYTSNLSSEEFLLGKALAYLLIGISEAVLIMVMGSVIWQLSFAGGVVPLLLGTIAFLIDSIMFGLLIGVRATNQNAAVQAVAFLGFLTALLLSGFIYPLSNIPFPLSLFSAIVPARYYIEITRDAYVRGTGLTGIWFAMLMLIILGLLLFNAARRSLKRMQLSD